GAGAAGACATGTAGCTAAACAACAACATAGGAAAAAACAGATTCTGCTAAGTGATTGATCCGCTTGTAATAGTTGTCTTCTTAACCTTGGACTATATGAACTTGAATATGTATACAAATTAGTATTCAATGAGTTCCCAAACATTCGTGCATAAACAATTTCCCCTGTTGTCGTGACACCAGGACTTAGCATATGTTCTAAAGTTATATGATTTCGATGATCATCATGAGATGAAggagaaatattattattatctattaGTCCGTGACTCGTACATCTCGGACTAGGAGGTCTTTGTGGTATGTCTATACCAAGATTCAGGGCCTTGGTTGATGTTTTTGTAGCTTGACCGCGACCATAGAGTGGAATCAATGTTTTTTGTGAGACTTCAGCTTTGCAAACAGGGCATTTTGGCTGTTTGTTATCGATGTTTTCAGATGATAAGGTGTTAAAATGTATCCATTTGTAGATACAAGGCCAACAATAGAGGTGACCACATAATGTAACAACAGGATCATGTACAAGATCTAGACAAATGTTGCACTCGAAACCTTGAGGTGAATTTTCTTCAAGTTTATCGAGATCACTTGTCTTCCATTTTTCAAAGGAATTATCGCGTTGATCAAAGGTAGTTTCTACTATATGGTCTTGAAAAATTTGTTCTAAGGCCATATATGCCTCTCTTGGTATTGATTTATTTTGGTGATTGGCAAGATGAAGAAATAGTTGGAATACAATTAGAAGTGAGAATTTATAAGGACAAGAATAGTAGTTTGCTAAAAAATGATTCTTAAGGTTGTCACTTGTCAACATCATGGCCAAAAAGAAAAGGCCCTACACATTATTAACCAAACACTATATCATATTACACGTTTTATCTTAATTTACGTGATactatttgatttgatataatatttaataaaaaaatgaagatttttgaaGTATATGGTGTACAACAAATCTTTAACCATTTGTGTCGTTATAAATCTGTCATTAAGAATAATagatgaatttaaaaaaatttcaattatcGAAATATGATATTCTTTCGAACTGaaataaatgtattatataaattgagacagataAACAAACGCATCATAATTAAGTGATTCGATGAAgtcgaaatatatatattaatggaTCATGGTTAAGTGAGAGGAGTTTTATACGAACACATTTTTTATCCATCTATTTGATTTATTAACTTTATCatattagatatatataattaagacaTTATATTAGTTTTAATAACAAACTAGGCCTCATTATAGGAATCTTAATctagaaaataacttttagtcAATAAAAAGTAGCACTAGTTGCGTACAAGGAGCTACCACTTGATGACCTTCCACACATAGCCACATATAGTTTCATACTATAAAGAAAATAGATGTCTTTTTCATCGtgaatcaataaaaaatttaatgctataagatataatttttttcatttcaattttattgaatcatgagaaaatatataataaaaaataatttttattgaaatattgaaaatggCCACTTACAAGGTTTTAGGATATTATGTGTAAAAATTTAGAATGACGCGATTTTGTTATtaaaataccttttttttttaaagaaagcTAACTATCTTTatcaatttgattaaaattataaaactcacaatacaatatatatgtatacgtACAcgtaaatttaattattattatttattatatattaatttaaaattattatagaaGCTTCTAAGCTCTAAATTTAGATCTAACTAAAGAGTGAATAGAGATAGTGGAGGATAAGAGAATACTTATACACATGGACGgtgtgataaaaaaaataaaagaaataattgattcgtttcatttaattttagtattatttGAATTGACACGATATTtcagagaagaaaaaatataaaaattataattaaaaatatttgtgtcCGTAAAGtattattaattgaaaataaaaaaataaaaatttattatttttaattataatagaataacatatttttaaaaataaattaataaataaaatatcccataaaataaaacaaaaaaagtacaaTTTGATTATAAAGAACGAGTCTGCACatgtattatataattaaaatacttaaaatactACATGTGTCTCGATAATAGCAACCTTTTGTCaacttgttatttttttgtttacttgGAACTTGGAAGCAATTCTATCCTATCCTATCCTATTCAATCAGATATTATTATGCTAaagataatatattatattaaagtaatataatcattaatttgattatgctaaagatatataatagagtaaatttgaataattataaataagataGCATAAAAAATCCATTAAATTATACATAGTAAATTAATCGGTGGAAAAATTAGAATGTAATTGGAATTTGGAATtttcaaataagtaaaaacaTAGAGTAATCGAAAGGTGAATTTaacatttatcatatatatcCACATTAATGTAGGTCTGATTCCAGAATTGAATAGGTCGATGGAAAGAAGATTTGTCCATcaataatgaaaataacattAGTAGGAATATAAGCCGAAATATTCTCGGATTGAGTTTCAACTATTGGTAAGGCGATCATACTTTCTTCACCTAAACTAGAACTTATTTAGTGGATCTTTCCAAAAGGCGTGAATGCAAATAAAAAACATCTCCTAGATAAGCTTCACGATCGCGCGGTCTTCATAATAGAAGAGATATTTAGCGATAAGCTTGCAACTTGTTTGGAGAGATCATCACAAATATTTGGATTGATTTTTGGATTCTTGATTTGATTTTGGATTTAAGATTTACtttgtttgtatatatatatatatatatatatatatatatatatataagagggaacaacaaaagttaaaagttgaattacaattttacccttactataaattaaaatgttataaaagcatttaattatttagtttaaatgttaaattgtatcattttaaaaaaaatgtagatGACTTTTGCATTTCcttaaattaattcttaattaaaatataaaaaaataattaaatgtttgaaatgtgaaaagatatattttaattgcaCATGTATATCCTAAAATAATTACTGCATATAAAAAGAGTGACCCCCCATTTATCCGATTAATGTcactgattttatttatttgatttattattactaAGATATTAAAAGTgtgttattatatatgaatgaattagtaataaattattgagatgACTTGTAATTGCctcatttattattaattacaataatttgtgtttttcatctttttaattattcattcaaaCTAGATTAGATTCCAAGTTCAAAGCAATAATTATTAGTGGTAATGAtttgtatttttcatctttccatctatctatatattaaagactattatttagaactgaaaaatatagaatttaaacAGACATTTTTACTACTATTTAAAAATTAGGTGATAAccattgaaaaatgaaagaaattgtcATTCAACTGATAATCAAAAAACTATTCCATCTATGATAGTCAAAAAAGCtatgaaaaaatagaatacaTGAGGTGGGGAGAAGAACTTGAAAACTTCTTTTTAGACATGCCTAAGTCCTCATATCTCTTTCGATATATATTCTCCATCACGAAGATTATTgttatttctaatttcttttgcatttctAATAAACTCATTGTGGTGTTGTAATCTTTTAGCTATTATTATGAGCTTTTGAAATAAATGTATGTATGAAGTTCTGTATGAAGTTCAGTGTTTAAATTATAGATCtgtcaattttatattttaaatgtaattgcttttaatcttgtataatttaatagtactatcttttaattttagaaccttacttaaataattaaatatttcacaCTATCGtttctcattaaaataaaataggcaaTCTTATCAATAAGTGTACACGTATTTTTAATATCCATTTATGGCTATAAAAGATTATCACTGATATTTAGATCATAAAAAAGACTTATACAAAGTTAAAGGAAACTAtagtatattaattaatttcacatactttttGCTTAATGCCAAATGCGCaatccctttttatttatttttgttgatacatgaaatataattggtaaaattaatattgttgatttaaacattttttatttgatagcacaat
This portion of the Solanum pennellii chromosome 12, SPENNV200 genome encodes:
- the LOC107006800 gene encoding E3 ubiquitin-protein ligase RMA1H1-like, giving the protein MALEQIFQDHIVETTFDQRDNSFEKWKTSDLDKLEENSPQGFECNICLDLVHDPVVTLCGHLYCWPCIYKWIHFNTLSSENIDNKQPKCPVCKAEVSQKTLIPLYGRGQATKTSTKALNLGIDIPQRPPSPRCTSHGLIDNNNISPSSHDDHRNHITLEHMLSPGVTTTGEIVYARMFGNSLNTNLYTYSSSYSPRLRRQLLQADQSLSRICFFLCCCLATCLLLF